Proteins co-encoded in one Bacillota bacterium genomic window:
- a CDS encoding YraN family protein — protein sequence MGNKRARGMKGEKLAADYLQSKGYEIVTRNYRCSLGEIDLIARREGMLVFVEVRSRWSGSFGPPEQSISDRKMNRLIDLANYYLSTELRREVPCRFDFIGIKFNREDGTESINHIAGIT from the coding sequence ATGGGGAACAAACGGGCCAGGGGCATGAAAGGTGAAAAGCTGGCTGCAGACTATCTCCAATCGAAAGGTTACGAGATAGTCACGCGCAATTATCGTTGTTCACTGGGTGAGATAGACCTCATCGCCAGGCGGGAGGGCATGCTCGTTTTCGTGGAGGTCAGAAGCAGGTGGTCGGGTAGTTTCGGACCGCCGGAACAGTCAATTTCTGACCGCAAGATGAACAGGCTGATAGATCTGGCCAACTACTATCTCTCCACCGAGTTGCGAAGGGAAGTGCCTTGCCGGTTTGATTTTATCGGTATAAAATTTAACCGTGAGGACGGGACGGAGAGCATCAACCATATTGCCGGGATAACATGA